In Pseudobacteriovorax antillogorgiicola, a single window of DNA contains:
- a CDS encoding M16 family metallopeptidase → MSFLKAMIVLWSFCAAQSWANIHTHKFRNGLDLVIYPSSKVPLVTIVLAVKAGGFTETPETNGLTHLWEHMFFKGNQSLPNQEKFNQRVQELGIVFNGDTAAEKVRYYFTLPSSHLEEGLSFMYHAIASPLLEQKELERERQVVLDEYDRNASQTSFTINRLKKRVIYGSLHYLRDPLGERGIIEKASREQLLAMKDEVFVPKNAAILVSGHLDPQATIKAVEEIFKKWQNPKDWKPPSPPKFPEFPKDKPTIIDIHPQAKTPMVQYVFQGPRARIDVQDTYAADVLISLLNLRSGKFYQEFIDSGMTNYAALGYYTQAQAGELSLTCTASVKMFSKARDALIQAPTLWREKTFFTLKELNTVQRSLKLARLFEVNRPSEYIKSLGFWWAITGMEYYQDYLSKLTQVTLAEVRNFVDKYLYKKPFVTSILLSPKDAKTLKIEPNSQDLLKKLGGS, encoded by the coding sequence ATGAGTTTTCTCAAGGCTATGATCGTTCTCTGGAGTTTTTGCGCTGCCCAAAGCTGGGCTAATATTCATACTCACAAGTTTAGAAACGGCCTAGACCTAGTCATATACCCTTCATCTAAAGTCCCTCTAGTTACGATAGTTCTAGCTGTGAAGGCCGGTGGATTCACTGAAACACCTGAAACCAACGGACTAACTCACCTGTGGGAGCATATGTTTTTCAAAGGCAACCAATCGCTTCCTAATCAAGAAAAGTTCAATCAAAGAGTCCAAGAGCTGGGCATCGTATTTAATGGCGATACCGCAGCTGAAAAAGTACGATACTATTTCACTCTGCCTTCCTCCCATCTCGAAGAAGGCCTTTCGTTCATGTACCACGCTATTGCGAGCCCACTTCTTGAGCAAAAGGAATTAGAGCGCGAACGACAGGTTGTTTTGGATGAATACGATCGCAATGCCTCGCAAACATCTTTTACTATCAATCGTCTTAAAAAAAGAGTCATATACGGATCTCTTCATTATCTCCGCGACCCCCTAGGAGAGCGGGGCATCATTGAAAAAGCGAGTCGCGAACAACTATTAGCGATGAAAGATGAGGTATTTGTTCCAAAGAATGCAGCGATTTTAGTTAGCGGTCATCTGGATCCACAAGCCACCATTAAGGCCGTCGAAGAAATTTTCAAAAAATGGCAAAATCCAAAGGACTGGAAGCCCCCCTCACCACCCAAGTTCCCTGAATTTCCGAAAGACAAACCGACGATCATCGACATCCATCCTCAGGCAAAGACTCCCATGGTCCAGTATGTTTTTCAAGGGCCTAGGGCTCGCATCGATGTTCAAGATACCTACGCTGCAGATGTTCTTATTAGCTTGCTGAACTTGAGGTCCGGAAAATTCTACCAAGAGTTCATCGACTCTGGAATGACAAACTATGCAGCCCTAGGCTATTATACCCAAGCCCAAGCTGGAGAACTAAGCTTAACCTGCACCGCTTCCGTGAAAATGTTTTCAAAAGCCAGAGACGCCTTAATCCAAGCCCCGACCCTGTGGCGAGAGAAAACATTTTTCACCCTAAAAGAGCTTAATACTGTACAGAGAAGCCTGAAGCTTGCGCGGCTATTTGAAGTCAATCGACCATCCGAATATATCAAAAGCCTTGGATTTTGGTGGGCCATCACGGGGATGGAATACTATCAAGACTACCTTTCTAAACTGACTCAAGTAACTCTAGCTGAAGTCAGGAACTTCGTCGATAAGTACCTCTATAAAAAGCCCTTTGTAACAAGCATCTTGCTATCGCCTAAGGATGCAAAAACCCTCAAAATTGAACCTAATAGCCAAGATCTTTTGAAAAAACTAGGAGGATCTTAA